The window GTCCTGTTCCTGACCGCGCGCGACGCGGTCGAAGACCGCGTGCGCGGCCTCGACGCCGGCGCCGACGACTACTTGGTGAAACCGTTCGTCGAGGACGAGCTCGCCGCGCGGCTGCGCGCGCTGCTGCGCCGGGCCGCGCTGCCGATCCACGCGACGCTCGAGGTCGGCGATCTCGTCGTCGACCGCGGCGCGCGCGCGGTGCGCGTCGCCGGCCGTGAGGTTCCGCTCGGCGCGACCGAGTTTCGGCTGCTGGAATATCTCGCGGCGAACGCGGGGATCGCCGTGACGCGCGCGCAGATCCTCGAGCGCGTGTGGGGCGACGACTTCGACGGCTCGAGCAATGTCGTCGACGTGTACGTCAGCGCGGTGCGCAAGAAGCTCGCCGCGGTCGGCGCGCGCGACCGCATCACCACCGTGTGGGGAGTCGGGTACTCATTGCACGCGTAGTCGCGCGGCTGTGCGCGTCGTATCTCGCGATCCTGGTCGTCGTGCTGCTCGTGCTGGACGCGCTCGCGTTCTGGTATCTCGCCGGCCGCGACCGCGATCTGATGCAGCCGCTGCTGACGACCGAGGTCGGGCAAGCCGCGTACGCCGCGGCGCTGCGCCGCAACGCGCTCGGCCTCGCGCTGCTCGACGTCCCGCTCCTGCTCGCCGCCGGCGCGGCGTCGTACGCGCTCGCGGTGATCTCGGTGCGTCCGCTGGTCGAGGCGCGCGAGCGGGAGGCGCGCTTCGCCGCCGAGGCGGCGCACGAGTTGCGCACGCCGCTGGCGCGAATCGCCTCGCTCGCCCAGAGCGCGCGCGCCGCGACCGGCGAAGCGGCGCCCGGCGAAGCGTTCGACAAAATTTGCGCGCTCGCGCTCGACGCGTCGGGGACGATCAGCGATCTGCTCGCGCTGGTGCGCGAAGAGCGGGTCGCGCCGAAGCTCTCCGAGCCGGTCGAGCTGGGCGCGCTCGCGCGCGCCTCGGTCGCCGCCGCGCAGCGCGACGGCTTGAGCTACGACCTCGCGGCGGGCGAAGAGTGCTGGGTCGAGGGCGACGAGCGGCGGCTTCGGCGGCTCGCCGAGAACCTGCTCGACAACGCGAACCGGCACGCGCGCGCCCGGGTCCGCGTGGCGGTGCGGCCCGACGGCCGCGCGGTCGCGCTCAGCGTCGAGGACGACGGCCCGGGCGTGCCGGCCGAGCTGCGCGAGCGGATCTTCGAGCGGTTCGTGCGCGGCGACGACGACGAGCGCGGGAGCGGCCTGGGGCTGGCGATCTGCCGCGCGATCGCGCGCGCGCACGGCGGCGACGTCGTCCTCGAGGGCGAAAGCCGGTTCGTCGCCCGGCTACCGCGGTTCGAGCCGGTGTGAAGAAAATCTGAAAGCGGCGCGCGCGCCGGCTCATCAGCGGCTCA of the Candidatus Eremiobacterota bacterium genome contains:
- a CDS encoding HAMP domain-containing histidine kinase gives rise to the protein MGSRVLIARVVARLCASYLAILVVVLLVLDALAFWYLAGRDRDLMQPLLTTEVGQAAYAAALRRNALGLALLDVPLLLAAGAASYALAVISVRPLVEAREREARFAAEAAHELRTPLARIASLAQSARAATGEAAPGEAFDKICALALDASGTISDLLALVREERVAPKLSEPVELGALARASVAAAQRDGLSYDLAAGEECWVEGDERRLRRLAENLLDNANRHARARVRVAVRPDGRAVALSVEDDGPGVPAELRERIFERFVRGDDDERGSGLGLAICRAIARAHGGDVVLEGESRFVARLPRFEPV
- a CDS encoding response regulator transcription factor, encoding MRILVVEDQREIADAIRAMLERRKYAVDVAAAGESGYDMLLRGTYDAAVVDVVLPGRDGFAICREARAEGIATPVLFLTARDAVEDRVRGLDAGADDYLVKPFVEDELAARLRALLRRAALPIHATLEVGDLVVDRGARAVRVAGREVPLGATEFRLLEYLAANAGIAVTRAQILERVWGDDFDGSSNVVDVYVSAVRKKLAAVGARDRITTVWGVGYSLHA